The following coding sequences lie in one Miscanthus floridulus cultivar M001 chromosome 9, ASM1932011v1, whole genome shotgun sequence genomic window:
- the LOC136480681 gene encoding disease resistance protein Pik-2-like has product MLQGLLTLPIHLYCLFGRYFIVIDDVWDINSWQAIGSALDKKSSGSRIIKTTRNQEVACSDEVYYKLDPLSHDNSKKLFYMRLYGGEDKCPAHHPEEASQKNLDKCGGVPLAIITMASLLVGKSREDWFEVCSSPGFYRGRENKQVDDTVWILSLRYYDLPSHLKTCLLYLSVYPEDYEIEKNSLIWKWVAEGFIEKKTGTSLFQRGEEYFHELINRNMIQGVESVEGFIYCCRVHDMVLDLIRGLAGEENFITISNENGGTSSRHKVRRIAHQNRILLDQSHPDSHRDMTQLRSLVALGCDIRGVVLHPSIKLLRVLALERCTPPNIQEYGRHWLEHLGKLVHLRYLGLRGTCVQELPEAIGALKLLQTLDLEGIRVRGHGMQVQLPSSVSLLTQLVCIRSDEYTMVPDGLLQKLTSLEELRISVCMLLFDSLKQFLKELGNLSQLRVLSVSDIFMRDDESLQVVLLKSLGNLQELQHLDLECDDPVTGNTPASTEWDKAVLSEHLRHLLLENTQFPCVPSFIDPTLLPNLCYLELCVGHVDEAGLRALGGLPELRFLLFGAADYNWSSHKHAAVVNIAAHDVFFHKLRSLKLCRWMVLLATNDDSTSASFSIWREE; this is encoded by the coding sequence ATGCTCCAGGGTTTACTAACTCTGCCTATTCATTTGTACTGTCTTTTTGGTAGGTACTTCATCGTTATTGACGACGTATGGGACATAAATTCCTGGCAAGCAATAGGATCAGCTTTGGATAAGAAGAGTAGCGGAAGCAGAATAATCAAAACTACTCGTAATCAAGAAGTAGCCTGCAGCGATGAAGTTTATTACAAGCTTGATCCTCTTTCACATGATAACTCAAAGAAGCTCTTTTATATGAGGCTATATGGCGGTGAAGACAAATGTCCTGCTCATCATCCTGAAGAGGCATCCCAAAAAAATCTGGACAAATGTGGCGGTGTGCCATTAGCTATCATCACAATGGCTAGCTTGTTGGTGGGCAAATCAAGAGAGGATTGGTTTGAGGTCTGCAGCTCTCCTGGTTTCTATCGTGGCAGAGAGAACAAGCAAGTAGATGATACTGTGTGGATATTGTCCCTTAGATATTATGATCTGCCTTCTCATCTAAAGACCTGCTTACTGTACCTAAGTGTGTATCCCGAAGACTATGAGATCGAGAAAAATTCTTTGATATGGAAGTGGGTAGCAGAAGGTTTTATAGAGAAGAAAACAGGAACAAGCCTGTTTCAGCGGGGAGAAGAATACTTCCATGAGCTCATAAATAGAAACATGATCCAAGGGGTAGAGTCAGTGGAAGGCTTCATATATTGCTGCCGTGTTCATGACATGGTCCTTGATCTTATTCGTGGTCTGGCAGGCGAAGAAAACTTCATCACTATCTCAAATGAGAATGGAGGAACATCTTCACGACACAAGGTGCGCCGGATAGCACACCAGAACAGAATATTGCTAGATCAATCTCATCCTGACAGTCATAGGGACATGACACAACTGAGGTCATTGGTTGCCCTTGGGTGTGATATCCGTGGTGTTGTCTTGCATCCGAGCATTAAACTCTTACGTGTGCTAGCATTAGAGAGGTGCACACCACCTAATATTCAGGAGTATGGCAGGCACTGGCTTGAGCATCTTGGGAAACTAGTTCATCTGAGGTACCTAGGGCTACGAGGTACATGTGTCCAAGAGCTCCCGGAGGCGATAGGAGCTCTAAAGCTTCTACAGACACTAGACTTGGAAGGTATCAGAGTCAGAGGACATGGTATGCAAGTCCAACTGCCATCGAGCGTTAGCCTGCTAACACAGTTGGTCTGCATAAGAAGTGACGAATACACGATGGTGCCCGATGGGCTCCTCCAGAAGTTGACGTCACTAGAGGAGCTACGGATAAGTGTTTGCATGCTGCTTTTTGACTCCCTGAAGCAATTTTTGAAGGAGCTGGGCAACCTGAGCCAACTGAGGGTGCTCTCTGTGTCTGATATTTTCATGCGGGATGATGAGAGCTTGCAGGTAGTACTTTTGAAGTCACTAGGCAATCTGCAGGAGCTCCAGCATCTGGATCTGGAATGTGATGATCCGGTCACAGGAAATACCCCTGCCTCAACAGAGTGGGACAAAGCCGTGCTTTCGGAACATCTCAGGCATCTGCTTCTAGAAAACACCCAGTTCCCTTGTGTGCCATCATTCATAGATCCCACGCTTCTCCCCAACCTTTGCTACTTGGAGTTGTGTGTGGGTCATGTGGACGAGGCAGGTCTGAGAGCCTTGGGTGGGCTGCCAGAACTCCGTTTCCTCCTTTTTGGCGCCGCGGATTACAATTGGTCTTCTCATAAGCATGCTGCGGTAGTTAATATTGCTGCCCATGATGTCTTCTTCCACAAATTGAGAAGCCTCAAGTTGTGTCGCTGGATGGTCCTGCTGGCGACCAACGATGACTCGACTAGTGCTTCATTTAGCATATGGAGGGAAGAATAG
- the LOC136480682 gene encoding disease resistance protein Pik-2-like, whose product MKKRLQEVSDRRDRYSIPVAVAAPATKLDPRLVDMHKEAAQIIGMERTRAELIAMLQSSSNGHGDAGASRSSNRTKIVSVGAGGLGKTTLAKAVYDELSTRYDCRAFVSVGRNPDLVQVFTSIFFGLDQSMYQAIRDVKRTYNCSLANSENSLKTRGMH is encoded by the coding sequence ATGAAGAAGCGACTCCAGGAGGTGTCGGACCGCCGCGACAGGTACTCCATACCCGTTGCAGTGGCTGCGCCGGCCACCAAACTGGATCCTCGCCTTGTGGACATGCACAAAGAGGCAGCACAGATTATCGGCATGGAGAGGACGAGGGCGGAGCTCATAGCCATGCTTCAGTCATCGAGCAACGGCCATGGAGATGCTGGCGCCTCCAGGAGCAGCAACCGGACCAAGATAGTTTCTGTCGGAGCTGGTGGTCTGGGCAAGACCACTCTTGCCAAGGCGGTTTACGACGAGCTGAGTACGAGATATGACTGTCGAGCCTTTGTTTCGGTTGGCCGCAATCCTGACCTGGTGCAAGTCTTCACCAGCATCTTCTTTGGTCTCGACCAAAGTATGTACCAGGCCATTCGTGATGTAAAAAGGACCTACAACTGCTCATTGGCGAACTCCGAAAATTCCTTGAAAACAAGAGGTATGCATTAA